The genomic interval GGTTCGATGGACATCAATCCTGGCCGAACTCCTCCGGCGCATATTCATACGCCGTCGAACAGAATTCGCAGGTCACCGTGATCTTGCCGTTCTCGGTGCTTTCCGCGAGTTCCTCGGCCGTGAAGGCGCCGAGCACGTCGCGGATTTTCTCGCGCGAGCACGAACAGCGGTCATAGACCCCGTGGGCGGGATAGACCGTGACGCCGCGTTCATGAAACAGCCGATAGAGCAGCCGCTCCGCGCCGACTTCCGGATCGGTCATCTCGTCGAGATCGATGGTTTCGACCATGGCGCGGGCTTCCGACCAGGCATCGTCCGGATCGTGCGACAGCACGCCGTCATCGCCGTCGCCGCCGTGAAGGTCCGGCTGGCGCATGCGCTCCGGCTCCTGCGGCAGGAACTGGGCCACCAGCCCGCCGGCCCGCCAGCTTTCGCGCGGCTGACCGTCCTCATCGCGCGAAAACAGCTTCGCGACGCCGAGACGCACCGCCGTCGGGATCTGCTCCGACTGGCGGAAATAGGCCATGGCGATTTCCTCGAGCGAACGCCCGTCAAGCTCCACGATCCCCTGATAGGGCTGCATGAAGCCGCCCTGGTCGATGGTGAAGGCGAGCACGCCGCGACCGAGCAGCGCTTCCGGCTCGCTCTTGCCCGCCTCGATCGCGGCATCGAGGGCCGCCTGATCGAAACGGGCATAGCCGCGCAGCGCATCCGGTGTCGAGAAATCGGCGACCAGCAGGTCGACCGGGCCGTCGCCCTTGGTCTGGACGGTGAACTTGCCTTCGAATTTCAGCGATGTGCCGATCAGCGCCGTCAGCACCACCGCTTCGGCCAGCAGCCGGGCGACAGGCTCGGGATAGGCGTGGCGCGCCAGCATGGTATCCAGCAACGGGCCGAGCTGGACCGTGCGGCCGCGCACATCGAGCGCATCCACCTGGAAGGGCACAACCATGTCATCACCGGCGAAACCGAGTTCGCCGAGTTGCGTTTCAAGATTTTGCATTGTTCATCTCCTTGCCCGGCAAGGCGGCGCTTCAGTCGAAGACGCCGAGGCACCAGGCCAGAACGGATTTCTGGGCATGAAGCCGGTTTTCGGCCTCGTCAAAGACGACCGATTGCGGACCGTCCATCACCTCGTCAGTCACCTCCTCGCCACGATGGGCGGGCAGGCAGTGCATGAATATGGCGTTGCCATTCGCCTTTTTCATCAGGTCGGCATTCACCTGATAGGGCTGGAACACATTGTGGCCGCGCGCCTTGTGCTCCTGGTTCATCGAAACCCAGGTATCGGTGACCACGCAATCGGCGCCCGCAACGGCCTCGGCCGCCGTCTCGAAGAAGTTGACCTCCGCGCCTTCCGCGCGCGCCCAGTCGACGAACCGCATTTCCGGCTCCGAGCCTTTCGGCACGGCGATGTTCATGCGGTAGGAAAACCGCCCGGCGCCTTCCAGGAAGGAATGCAGCACATTATTGCCGTCGCCGGTCCAGGCAATGGTCTTTCCCGCCACCGGGCCGTTATGCTCCTCGAAGGTCTGCAGGTCGGCCATGATCTGGCAGGGATGGGTCGCATCCGTCAGCCCGTTGATCACCGGCACGGTGGCGGTTTCGGCAAGCTCCAGCAGCCGATCGTGATCGGTGGTGCGGATCATGATCGCATCGACATAGCGCGACAGCACCTTGGCGGTGTCGCCGATCGTCTCGGCGCGGCCAAGCTGCATGTCCTTGCCGGACAGCACCAGCGTGTCGCCGCCGAGCTGGCGCATGCCGACGTCGAAGGAAACTCGGGTGCGCGTCGACGGTTTTTCGAAGATCATCGCCAGCACCTTGCCGGCCAGAGGCTTGTCCGCGGTGCCTGCCTTCTGGGCGGTCTTTCGGCTCGCCGCGTCATCGAGAATGCCGCGCAGCGCGGATTTCGAAACGGCGGAGAGATCGAGAAAATGCCTCGGATTGGACATGGAACTACTCTTTCACAGATAGAACTTCGTTTTGCGCGACCGGCCAGCAAACCGCTTCGTGTGGCCGCGGCCTAGGCTGCCGAAAGCTTTTCAGCGGCACGGCCTAACCGGGCAAGACCTTCACGCGCTTCCTCGACCGTCACGGTCAAGGGCGGTAGAAGACGGATCACATTGTCGCCAGCCGGCACGGAAAGCAGCTTTTCCTCGCGCATGGCCGCCGCCAGTTCGCCGGCCGGCAGATTGGCCTTGATGCCCAGCATCAGGCCTTCGCCGCGGATTTCGCCGATCACGCCCGGATAGCGGTCCTTCAACTCGGCAAGCCCCTGCTTGAACACCAGGCCCACCTCCTTGACATGCTCCAGGAAGCCGTCTTCCAGCACCACGTCGAGCACCGCATTGCCGACGGCCATGGCCAGCGGATTGCCGCCGAACGTGGTGCCATGCACGCCCGGCACCATGCCGGATGCGGCCTCCTCGGTCGCAAGGCAGGCAGCCATCGGAAAACCGCCGCCAATGCCTTTGGCAATCGCCATGATATCCGGCGCGACCCCGGTCTGTTCATAGGCAAACAGCGTGCCGGTGCGCCCGACGCCGGTCTGGACTTCGTCGAAGATCAACAACAGGCCATGCTCCTCGCAGAGCGCGCGCATGGCATGAAGAAAGGCCTTGTCGACGGTGCGCACGCCACCCTCGCCCTGGATCGGTTCGATCATCAAGGCGGCGGTCGTATCGGAAATCGTTTCCTTCAGCAGATCGAGATCGCCAGCCGGAATCTGGACAAAGCCCGGCGCCTTCGGCCCGAAGCCTTCCATGTATTTCGCCTGGCCGCCGGCCGCGATCGTTGCGAGCGTCCGCCCATGGAACGCGCCCTCGAAGGTGATGATGTCGATCTTCTCCGGATGGCCCTTGGCATAATGATAGCGCCGCGCGGTCTTGATCGCCGTCTCCAGCGCTTCAGCCCCGGAATTGGAGAAGAACACCTTGTCGGCAAAGGTCGCCGCCGTCAGGCGTTCGGCCAGTTTTTCCTGGCCGGCAACCTGATAGAGGTTCGAGACATGCCACAGCTTGTCGGCCTGATCCTTCAGCGCCGCGACCAGATGCGGGTGGGCGTGGCCAAGGGAATTGACGGCGACGCCGGCGGCAAAGTCGAGATATCGCTCGCCCTTGTCCGTGATCAGCCAAACGCCTTCGCCGCGCTCGAAAGTGAGCGGTATTCTGGCAAACGTATTATAAAGAGGCGATGCACCGGACATGGCGGTAAAACTCCGACAAGATGACAAGGGCGATTTTTGAGCGCCCGCAGAAATTAAAAATGCCGCCTTGAGGCGGCGGCAGGCCTTATATTGTCATGTCCGCCTCCAATGTCAACAAACGCGGTGGCCGCAAGGCGATTGGGCAAAACTGCCGCTGTTTTCACGCCCGGGAAAACAAAAATCACCAAGTTGGGGAAAACCCTGAAAAACGATTCGCGCGATTCCCCGTAACCTTGCCACGCCCCGACCATAGGCCTACCTTACGAGCCAACAGAGTACTGCAAGCGGCGGATCTGATTACCCGGATTGGCGACATTTTCCTGTTTCGGACATGTTTCGGAGCACGACGCCGGATTCCGCCCGCAATAGCCGGAGACGACATATGAGCTGGACAGACGAACGCGTCGAAAAACTCAAACAACTCTGGTCGGAAGGACTGAGCGCCAGCCAGATCGCGACCCAACTCGGCGGTGTGAGCCGCAATGCCGTGATCGGCAAGGTGCATCGCCTTTCGCTGCCCGGCCGCGCCAAGAGCGGTGGCGCGCCGCCGCAGTCAGCCCCCCGGGCGACCGCGCGCAACACCGCACCGCCACGCGCGCCGAACTTCGCCTCGCGCGTCGCAGGCCGCCGCCCGGCCGCTCCGCCTCAAAGCACGCCATCCGCGCCGCGCACCGCTGGCGCCACCGCGCTCAAGCAGGAGGTCGAGGCCGATATCGCTCCGGCCGCGCGTCCCCGATCGAATCCCGACAATGTCGTGCCGATCATGAAGAAGGTGGCGCTTACCGAGCTCACCGAAATGACCTGCAAATGGCCGGTCGGCGACCCGACCCAGGACGATTTCTACTTCTGCGGTTGCGATGCAAAGGACAATTCCCCCTATTGCAGCTACCACGCAAAGCTCGCCTACCAGCCTGTCAGCGACCGCCGCCGGGCTGGGTAAGCGAAAGTCCTAGCTTTTGACAAGCTGCCGCATAGGACAGCTTGTCAGCGATACTTCAAAGCTCCTCTCGACGTCGCGACTTTCAATCTCCCCCCTTGAGGGGCAGCGCTATCGCATATGGCGTAGCAGCTTGCTCCCAATACTCTCTCCCGCTGGCGGGAGAGATGCCCCGAAAGGGGCAGTGAGGGTGGCGCAGTGCTTCAGATCGTGAGAGCGCTCGCGGGGATAGACTCCCCCCTCACTGTCGCTGTCGCGACATCTCTCCCCTCCGGGGCGAGAAGATTGGGGGCTATGCGAGAAGGTCATATGCGATAGCGCTGCCCCTCAAGGGGGGAGATTGTTGGTTTGAGAAACCGGATCACCCATCCCAGCCGATCACCGTCAGATCCGGCCAGAGCGTCTTCCAGCGCTCAACCTTGTTCTCATACGCCTCGCGGGACACCTGTGTCTTGTTCGGGCGCACGACGGCGTTGAGGAGATCGGCGAGACCGAAGGGCGCATCGCATTCGAAGCCCTCGCCCGTCGGTCTGATGCCGAAGGCGGTGGCTGTGGTCGGGAAGGTCGTGATCGCCTCCGAGACGCTGTCATATGCTTCGATGTCGAAGCCGAAACGGTCGCCGTACCAGAGATGCACCCGGGCCTGGTTCTTGACGTCGATCCAGGCAGGCAGAGCGGAAAAAGCCGCGCGGATACGGGCAGCATGGCGGGCTTCCGCCCGTTCCGACAGGTCGGTGGCATCGAAATAGACGATATCGATATCCGCGATGCCGTGCGCCGGGTCCATCCCGAACCGGCGGTTCCAGACCGTCTGCGCCAGCGCGCCGGCCACCAGCCAGCAATCCGGAAGGTCGATCAGGCGCCAGTTTTCAAGAAGCGGCCTGATAAGCGGACTGTCCGATACCGCCGACATGACCTCTGATAGTTCAGCCTTCATCGGACCCCGCTGCGACGATCCGGTCGGCGCCGGTGTAGACGCTGAAGCCGTCGCCGCGCGCCGTGGCAATCAGCGTGACGCCGGCGGCCTCGGCGGTCTCGACGGCAAGCGCCGTTGGCGCGGAAATCGCGATCAGCACCGGGCTGCCGGCAATCGCCGCCTTCTGCACCATTTCCACCGAGAGCCGGCTGCTGACGACGATCGCACCCGCGCCTGCATCAATGTCCTCGCGCGCCAGGGCGCCGATCAGCTTGTCGAGCGCGTTATGGCGGCCGACATCCTCGCGCACCGCCAGCATGCCGTCGCCCGGACGGTAGAAGCCCGCGCCATGCACCGCGCGGGTGGCGGCAAACAGCGGCTGCGCGCGCGACAGCGCCTCCACGGCGGCATCCACCTCGTCGACCTGGAGGCGAAACTCCGGGGCGGCGATTTTCGGCACATCCCGCACGGCCGCATCGATGCTCTCCAGCCCGCAAAGCCCGCAGCCGACAGGCCCGGCCATGGAGCGGCGGCGGGCGGCAAGCGCCTCGGAGCGATCCGCCTGCAGCGTAATCTGCACATCGATGCCCTTGTCGAAGGCAACGACATCGACCGCCTCGATCTCCCGAGCATCCCTGATGATGCCTTCCGTCAGGCTGAAGCCATAGGCGAAATCGATGAGATCTTCGGGCGTCGCCATCATCACCGCATGGGTGGAACCGCCATAGCTTATCGCCACCGCCATCTCGGCGGCAAGGGGCCGGTCGGCCGCCTCTTCACGGCTTCCATGGGTAAACAGGGGCTTCAGGGGGGCTCCGGCCATCGCCTTACACCATCACCGGTTTGGGAAGCTGCCGCTCGCCCTTCAGGATGGCCGCGACCAGCGCCAACGACGAGGCGAGTTCGAGCTCGCTCGAGGCGGCAAGCGCCACCCGGATCGCCGGCGGCGCGGCCGCGCGGCCGACATGGAAGCTCGACCCGGCCGCGACAGCAACGCCCCGGCTTTTCGCCCGCTCGACCATCGCCGCCTCGGTGAGGCCCTCCGGCAGCGGTATCCAGACATGCAGCGCGCCGGGCGTCATCCGGCAGGCGATGCCGGCGAGCGCTTTTTCCGCGATCGCGCGACGGCGCATCAGCGCCTGGCGCTGCCAGTTGACGAGTTCGATCGCAGTGCCATCGAGGATCCAGCGGCTGGCGATCTCCGCCATAACCGGCGTCGCCACCCAGTTCGCCGCGAGATAACGGTTGGAAACGGCGGCGGCAAAGCGATCAGGGGCGGCCACGAAGCCGCAGCGCAGCCCCGGGATCGTGTTCTTGGACAGGTCGGTCATGTAGACCGTGCGCTCCGGCGCGAAAGCGGCGACCGGCGGCGGGCGGTTTTCGACGAGCGGTCCCAGCACATCGTTTTCGATGATGGCGAGATCGAGCCTGCGGGCAATCGCCGCAATCGCGCGGCGGCGCGGCGCGCTCATCACTAGCGCCTGCGGACCGGCGGCCGATGGCTGGAGGAAGATCGCCCGCAGACGCTTCCGGCCGGCAACGGCTTCCAGCGCGGCCGGCACGATGCCCTCGCCATCCACCTCCACGCCTTCGAGATCGATGCCGAGATAGCCGGCGAGCGGTCGCACCATCGGGTGCGTCAGCGCCTCCACCGCCAGCGCGCCGCCGGCCGGCACCACGCTCATGAACGCCGCCGTCATCGCATCGCTGGAACCGTTGGTGACCGTGATGCCGTGGGCCGGCGCCTTCAGCCCGCAGGCTGCCAGCCAGTTGACGCCGGCCATGCGGTAGCGCTGGAACAGCGCGTTGGGCATCATCGAGAACGCCAGTTCCGGCGGCATGGTGGCGCCGAGTTCGGCGAAGGCCGCGCGGAACTTGGCAAGGCTGCGGCTCTCGCAAACCGGCTTCAGGATCGAAAGGTCGATGACGCCGCTGCCGCCCTCGGTGAGATACGGCCGCTCCGGCGCCACCGGTTCCGCCTTGATGTAGGACCCGCGCCCGACCTCGCCGACCACCATGCCGCGCCGCGTCAACTCCTCATAGGCGCGGCTGATCGTCTGCACCGACACCTTGAGATCGGCCGCCATCTCGCGCTGCGGCGGCAGGCGCATGCCATCGATCAGCAGGCCGCTGCGCACGGCTGCCGCGATCTGTTCGGCAATGGAGAGATAGGCCGGCCGCTTGATCAGCCGGGGGTTCGGGCGCCATTTTGTCATCTCCGGATGGTGGGGCAAATCCGAGACAATGACAAGCGCCGGACCGAGAGCGGATTGCGGAAAGGCAACGCCAAAGCCGTGGAATGCTTAACGCTTTCGAAACATCCGACGGGGTTTGGAAAGGACGCGCGCCGGACCGGACCCACACGGCTTTGCTTGGCGCCGCAAACCGTTTAGAAGGCCCTGAACAAAACCGGCGACCGGGGCGGCCATGTCCGAGAGCAAAGCGAAAACCGTGATAACCGACACCGATGCGCTGGTGGCGCGCGGGCTCGTGCCGGCGAATGCGGCGGGCGATATCGCGCGGGTTGCCGAGGATTTCCGCATCCGCATTCCGGCCCATATCCTGTCGGCGATCGACACGCTGGCCGCCGATGATCCGCTGGCGCGCCAGTTCGTGCCGGATGCGCGCGAGCTTCAAGCCTATGACGGCGAGATGGACGACCCGATCGGCGACGGCGCGTTCGAGCGCGCCAAGGGCGTCACCCACCGCTATCCCGACCGTGTGCTTCTGAAGCCAACCCACGCCTGCCAGGTCTATTGCCGTTTCTGCTTCCGCCGCGAAACCGTGGGCGAGCCGGAGGCGGCGCTTGACAGGGAGGAGCTTGCGGCGGCGCTCGACTATATCCGCGCCCATAGCGAAATCTGGGAGGTGATCCTGTCGGGCGGCGATCCGCTGGTGCTTTCCGACCGCAGGCTTGCCGCGCTGATGCGCTCGCTCGGCGAGATCGACCATGTCGCCGTGATCCGCATCCACACCCGCGCGCCGTTGGTCACGCCCGAGCGCATCACCGACGGTCTGGTCGACGCGCTGAAGCGGGCCGGCAAGACCGTCAATATCGTCATCCACGTCAATCATCCGCGCGAGCTGACGGAGGCGGTGCGCGGTGGGCTCGCCCGCCTTGCCGATGGCGGCATTCCACTGTTCGCCCAGACCGTGCTGCTGAAGGGCATCAACGACGACGCCGAAACGCTGGCGGCCCTGTTCAAGGCGCTCCTCGCCAACCGGGTCAAGCCGTATTACCTGCACCATCTCGACAAGGCCAAGGGCGTCGCCCATTTCGCCGTGCCGATCGCGCGCGGCCAGGCGCTGATGCGGGCGCTGCAAGGCAGTATCTCGGGGCTCTGCCTGCCGACCTATGTGCTCGATATTCCGGGCGGCCAGGGCAAGGCGCCGATCGGACCTTCCTATCTGGAGGAAATGGGTGCCGACGAATACGAGGTCACGGATTACCGGGGAGGAAAACATTCCTATTCCGACTGGCGGTAAACGCCAGTCTGGCCGCGCCGGGTGCGTCATCTCCGTTGTGCCTCGCCCTGAGCGAAGGCCAGGGCGAGGATTGCTTCCTTTGGAGGGACGCTGCGCCGCCCTCAGGCGCCGATGGTGCGCGCCTCGATTTCCTCCAGCGTGATGCCCTTGGTCTCGGGCGCTGCGGCGATCGCGTAGACGATGCCGACGACGCAGAAGAAGGTGAAGATCGCGAAGGTCCCGACAATGCCGATGCTCGCCAGCAATTCCGGAAACGTCAGCGCCACCAGGAAGTTGAAGAACCAGTTGGCAATCGAGGCGAGCGCCATGCCGCGCGGACGCAGCCTGAGCGGAAACAGCTCCGCCATATAGAGCCAGGGCAACGGGCCGAGACTGACGGCGAAAAAGGCGATGAACGTGAAGATGCCGATCATGGCGAGATAGGGGGTTGCCGCGACATCCATCATCGTCGCCACGGTCACCAGCGCCATCGACGCCGCGGTTCCGATGAAGCCGAGGATCAGCAGCTTGCGCCGGCCCATGCTTTCCACCAGATACATCGCGACCACGGTCAGCGCGACATTGACGACGCCGATGCCGACGGTGGCCAGAAGATCGGTCGTGGTGC from Martelella mediterranea DSM 17316 carries:
- a CDS encoding Hsp33 family molecular chaperone, producing MQNLETQLGELGFAGDDMVVPFQVDALDVRGRTVQLGPLLDTMLARHAYPEPVARLLAEAVVLTALIGTSLKFEGKFTVQTKGDGPVDLLVADFSTPDALRGYARFDQAALDAAIEAGKSEPEALLGRGVLAFTIDQGGFMQPYQGIVELDGRSLEEIAMAYFRQSEQIPTAVRLGVAKLFSRDEDGQPRESWRAGGLVAQFLPQEPERMRQPDLHGGDGDDGVLSHDPDDAWSEARAMVETIDLDEMTDPEVGAERLLYRLFHERGVTVYPAHGVYDRCSCSREKIRDVLGAFTAEELAESTENGKITVTCEFCSTAYEYAPEEFGQD
- the argF gene encoding ornithine carbamoyltransferase, whose translation is MSNPRHFLDLSAVSKSALRGILDDAASRKTAQKAGTADKPLAGKVLAMIFEKPSTRTRVSFDVGMRQLGGDTLVLSGKDMQLGRAETIGDTAKVLSRYVDAIMIRTTDHDRLLELAETATVPVINGLTDATHPCQIMADLQTFEEHNGPVAGKTIAWTGDGNNVLHSFLEGAGRFSYRMNIAVPKGSEPEMRFVDWARAEGAEVNFFETAAEAVAGADCVVTDTWVSMNQEHKARGHNVFQPYQVNADLMKKANGNAIFMHCLPAHRGEEVTDEVMDGPQSVVFDEAENRLHAQKSVLAWCLGVFD
- a CDS encoding aspartate aminotransferase family protein, producing MSGASPLYNTFARIPLTFERGEGVWLITDKGERYLDFAAGVAVNSLGHAHPHLVAALKDQADKLWHVSNLYQVAGQEKLAERLTAATFADKVFFSNSGAEALETAIKTARRYHYAKGHPEKIDIITFEGAFHGRTLATIAAGGQAKYMEGFGPKAPGFVQIPAGDLDLLKETISDTTAALMIEPIQGEGGVRTVDKAFLHAMRALCEEHGLLLIFDEVQTGVGRTGTLFAYEQTGVAPDIMAIAKGIGGGFPMAACLATEEAASGMVPGVHGTTFGGNPLAMAVGNAVLDVVLEDGFLEHVKEVGLVFKQGLAELKDRYPGVIGEIRGEGLMLGIKANLPAGELAAAMREEKLLSVPAGDNVIRLLPPLTVTVEEAREGLARLGRAAEKLSAA
- a CDS encoding GcrA family cell cycle regulator; protein product: MSWTDERVEKLKQLWSEGLSASQIATQLGGVSRNAVIGKVHRLSLPGRAKSGGAPPQSAPRATARNTAPPRAPNFASRVAGRRPAAPPQSTPSAPRTAGATALKQEVEADIAPAARPRSNPDNVVPIMKKVALTELTEMTCKWPVGDPTQDDFYFCGCDAKDNSPYCSYHAKLAYQPVSDRRRAG
- a CDS encoding nucleotidyltransferase family protein, coding for MKAELSEVMSAVSDSPLIRPLLENWRLIDLPDCWLVAGALAQTVWNRRFGMDPAHGIADIDIVYFDATDLSERAEARHAARIRAAFSALPAWIDVKNQARVHLWYGDRFGFDIEAYDSVSEAITTFPTTATAFGIRPTGEGFECDAPFGLADLLNAVVRPNKTQVSREAYENKVERWKTLWPDLTVIGWDG
- the fdhD gene encoding formate dehydrogenase accessory sulfurtransferase FdhD yields the protein MAGAPLKPLFTHGSREEAADRPLAAEMAVAISYGGSTHAVMMATPEDLIDFAYGFSLTEGIIRDAREIEAVDVVAFDKGIDVQITLQADRSEALAARRRSMAGPVGCGLCGLESIDAAVRDVPKIAAPEFRLQVDEVDAAVEALSRAQPLFAATRAVHGAGFYRPGDGMLAVREDVGRHNALDKLIGALAREDIDAGAGAIVVSSRLSVEMVQKAAIAGSPVLIAISAPTALAVETAEAAGVTLIATARGDGFSVYTGADRIVAAGSDEG
- a CDS encoding PLP-dependent aminotransferase family protein, with protein sequence MTKWRPNPRLIKRPAYLSIAEQIAAAVRSGLLIDGMRLPPQREMAADLKVSVQTISRAYEELTRRGMVVGEVGRGSYIKAEPVAPERPYLTEGGSGVIDLSILKPVCESRSLAKFRAAFAELGATMPPELAFSMMPNALFQRYRMAGVNWLAACGLKAPAHGITVTNGSSDAMTAAFMSVVPAGGALAVEALTHPMVRPLAGYLGIDLEGVEVDGEGIVPAALEAVAGRKRLRAIFLQPSAAGPQALVMSAPRRRAIAAIARRLDLAIIENDVLGPLVENRPPPVAAFAPERTVYMTDLSKNTIPGLRCGFVAAPDRFAAAVSNRYLAANWVATPVMAEIASRWILDGTAIELVNWQRQALMRRRAIAEKALAGIACRMTPGALHVWIPLPEGLTEAAMVERAKSRGVAVAAGSSFHVGRAAAPPAIRVALAASSELELASSLALVAAILKGERQLPKPVMV
- a CDS encoding lysine-2,3-aminomutase-like protein, which translates into the protein MSESKAKTVITDTDALVARGLVPANAAGDIARVAEDFRIRIPAHILSAIDTLAADDPLARQFVPDARELQAYDGEMDDPIGDGAFERAKGVTHRYPDRVLLKPTHACQVYCRFCFRRETVGEPEAALDREELAAALDYIRAHSEIWEVILSGGDPLVLSDRRLAALMRSLGEIDHVAVIRIHTRAPLVTPERITDGLVDALKRAGKTVNIVIHVNHPRELTEAVRGGLARLADGGIPLFAQTVLLKGINDDAETLAALFKALLANRVKPYYLHHLDKAKGVAHFAVPIARGQALMRALQGSISGLCLPTYVLDIPGGQGKAPIGPSYLEEMGADEYEVTDYRGGKHSYSDWR